In Cupriavidus taiwanensis, the following proteins share a genomic window:
- a CDS encoding ArsR family transcriptional regulator: METQESTLTLALMTQPARICRALLDAGEAGLPAADLAQVAQLSLGRAGHVFSELVQADVLALSIQERRVCYVLKARRAVTEALGYIDASGLAD; encoded by the coding sequence ATGGAGACCCAGGAAAGTACGCTGACGCTGGCGCTGATGACCCAGCCCGCGCGCATCTGCCGCGCGCTGCTCGATGCAGGCGAGGCCGGCCTGCCGGCCGCCGATCTGGCGCAGGTGGCGCAACTGAGCCTGGGGCGCGCCGGCCATGTGTTCTCGGAGCTGGTGCAGGCCGACGTGCTGGCGCTGTCGATTCAGGAGCGGCGGGTCTGCTACGTGCTGAAGGCGCGGCGCGCCGTTACCGAAGCGCTGGGCTATATCGACGCCAGCGGACTGGCCGACTGA
- a CDS encoding diguanylate cyclase yields the protein MTPDTAPPSQHPAAPAPSAAPRRWLPLLLAGACYFVLAAAALWLARLPGTVASVWLPNAFGLGLLLQRPRAEAPWLLAGMLVASVLANHGAGDSAGTALLLTGANLAEILSALLLLRLLDRHGVTGRHGPLAAFAVMLAVGGILAPTVGATAGAAAIAAVAGSRFAPVWWTWWQASALGMALLLPLMLSMTAVRVRAAAARPMLAPQAGALALSLAIGSLAQWQGHDPFAAMSLPLVLLALAGNPFATALLALVATLCLQALMLLSHRHEAVPLSAAVIMVLPVCIAYLTEQNRHGRASLRSSDKRFRQAMEHSAIGMALVDMDGRWQTVNRAMTELLGYSAAELRELSYQQLTHPDDLTGDLRQVANLLSGKVEAYRLEKRYRHKDGHYRWVLLAVSLVRDEQTGEPQHFITQVEDIHARKLAQHELERLSRRIQLAVEAGGVGIWEWDLASAGITWDARMHALHGTDPAGGAPLSEQWIALLHPDDASRVRGEMRRAIRGEAAFDTEYRIVRPGGEVRHVRAMAMATRGADGTAQALVGTNWDITEQRRLTEALFEEKERLHITLRSIGDAVICTDATMHVTFMNPIAEQLTGWTMAAATGLPLERVFRIVDEGTGEPIPSPVEACLRTLTPAYLQEGAVLQSLTGERHDVQDSAAPVLTARGEVLGAVLVFQDITAARALQRELARSAMHDALTGLPNRTWFEKRLRESCDAARLHGHRAALCFIDLDRFKIVNDTAGHGAGDVLLRELGYMIRNHVRPDDVLARLGGDEFALLLKDCTVDQAEQVCQGVIDAIRGRRFPWEGRVYDVGASIGIAAIDLDVPPVSELMSRADVACYAAKAAGRSRVSVYRRDESDARRHHRELEVAAGIHSALEANRFRLFAQEIRALQPEPGEDGSGHRHIEILVRMVDEHGELILPGAFIPAAERYDLMGHVDRWVIRNVLRGYGERLRAVPGLSVSINLSANSLGEPFLLPFLHAELEASALPADRIRLEITETALINNMAAANRLVAEMRRAGCTVSLDDFGSGLSSFAYLKQFPVDFLKIDGSFIRQLADNAVDREIVSSINDIGHRLGVRTVAEWVEDERTLDALRAIGVDYAQGYAIGRPVALDVFLAGYAQRNAQAS from the coding sequence ATGACGCCCGATACGGCCCCGCCGAGCCAGCACCCGGCCGCTCCAGCCCCTTCCGCCGCGCCGCGCCGATGGCTGCCCTTGCTGCTGGCCGGCGCCTGCTATTTCGTGCTGGCGGCGGCGGCGCTTTGGCTGGCGCGGCTGCCCGGTACCGTGGCCTCGGTGTGGCTGCCCAACGCGTTCGGGCTGGGCCTGCTGCTGCAGCGGCCGCGCGCGGAGGCGCCGTGGCTGCTGGCCGGCATGCTGGTGGCCAGCGTGCTGGCCAACCACGGCGCCGGCGACAGCGCCGGCACGGCGCTGCTGCTGACCGGCGCCAATCTGGCGGAGATACTGTCCGCGCTGCTGCTGTTGCGCCTGCTGGACCGGCATGGCGTGACCGGACGCCACGGCCCGCTGGCCGCGTTCGCGGTGATGCTGGCGGTTGGCGGTATCCTGGCGCCGACGGTGGGGGCCACCGCCGGCGCGGCGGCCATCGCCGCGGTCGCGGGCAGCCGCTTCGCGCCGGTGTGGTGGACCTGGTGGCAGGCCAGCGCGCTGGGTATGGCGCTGCTGCTGCCGCTGATGCTGTCGATGACCGCGGTGCGCGTGCGCGCCGCCGCGGCGCGGCCGATGCTGGCGCCGCAGGCGGGCGCGCTGGCGCTGAGCCTGGCCATCGGCTCCCTGGCGCAATGGCAGGGGCACGACCCGTTCGCCGCGATGTCGCTGCCGCTGGTGCTGCTGGCGCTGGCCGGCAACCCTTTTGCCACCGCGCTGCTGGCGCTGGTGGCCACGCTGTGCCTGCAGGCGCTGATGCTGCTGTCGCACCGCCATGAAGCGGTGCCGCTGTCCGCCGCGGTGATCATGGTGCTGCCGGTCTGCATCGCCTACCTGACCGAGCAGAACCGGCACGGCCGCGCCAGCCTGCGCAGCAGCGACAAGCGCTTTCGCCAGGCCATGGAGCATTCGGCCATCGGCATGGCGCTGGTCGACATGGACGGCCGCTGGCAGACCGTCAACCGCGCCATGACGGAGCTGCTCGGCTACAGCGCGGCCGAGCTGCGCGAGCTGAGCTACCAGCAGCTGACCCACCCCGACGACCTGACCGGCGACCTGCGCCAGGTGGCCAACCTGTTGTCGGGCAAGGTCGAGGCCTATCGCCTGGAGAAGCGCTACCGCCACAAGGACGGCCACTACCGCTGGGTGCTGCTGGCGGTCTCGCTGGTGCGCGACGAGCAGACCGGCGAGCCGCAGCACTTCATCACGCAGGTGGAAGACATCCACGCGCGCAAGCTGGCACAGCACGAGCTGGAACGGCTGTCGCGGCGCATCCAGCTGGCGGTCGAGGCCGGCGGCGTGGGCATCTGGGAATGGGACCTGGCCAGCGCCGGCATCACCTGGGATGCGCGCATGCATGCGCTGCACGGCACCGACCCGGCCGGCGGCGCGCCGCTGTCGGAGCAATGGATCGCGCTGCTGCACCCCGACGATGCCAGCCGCGTGCGTGGCGAGATGCGCCGCGCCATCCGCGGCGAGGCCGCCTTCGACACCGAATACCGCATCGTGCGCCCGGGCGGCGAGGTGCGCCACGTGCGCGCCATGGCGATGGCGACCCGCGGCGCCGACGGCACCGCCCAGGCGCTGGTCGGCACCAACTGGGACATCACCGAGCAGCGCCGGCTGACCGAGGCGCTGTTCGAGGAGAAGGAGCGCCTGCATATCACGCTGCGCTCGATCGGCGATGCGGTGATCTGCACCGACGCCACCATGCACGTGACCTTCATGAATCCGATCGCGGAACAGCTGACCGGCTGGACCATGGCCGCCGCCACCGGGCTGCCGCTGGAACGGGTCTTCCGCATCGTCGACGAAGGCACCGGCGAGCCCATCCCGAGCCCGGTCGAGGCCTGCCTGCGCACGCTGACGCCGGCCTACCTGCAGGAAGGCGCGGTGCTGCAGAGCCTGACCGGCGAGCGCCACGACGTGCAGGATTCGGCCGCGCCGGTGCTGACCGCGCGCGGCGAGGTGCTGGGGGCGGTGCTGGTGTTCCAGGACATCACCGCAGCGCGCGCGCTGCAGCGCGAGCTGGCGCGCTCGGCCATGCACGATGCGCTGACCGGCCTGCCCAACCGCACCTGGTTCGAGAAGCGCCTGCGCGAGTCGTGCGACGCGGCGCGGCTGCATGGCCATCGCGCGGCGCTGTGCTTTATCGACCTGGACCGCTTCAAGATCGTCAACGACACCGCCGGCCACGGCGCCGGCGACGTGCTGCTGCGCGAGCTGGGCTACATGATCCGCAACCATGTGCGACCGGACGACGTGCTGGCGCGCCTGGGCGGCGACGAGTTCGCGCTGCTGCTCAAGGACTGCACCGTCGACCAGGCCGAGCAGGTCTGCCAGGGCGTGATCGACGCCATCCGCGGGCGCCGCTTCCCGTGGGAGGGGCGCGTGTACGACGTCGGCGCCAGCATCGGCATTGCCGCCATCGACCTCGACGTGCCGCCGGTCAGCGAGCTGATGAGCCGTGCCGACGTGGCCTGTTATGCGGCCAAGGCGGCGGGCCGCAGCCGGGTCTCGGTCTACCGCCGCGACGAGAGCGACGCGCGCCGCCACCACCGCGAGCTGGAAGTCGCCGCCGGCATCCATTCGGCGCTGGAAGCCAACCGTTTCCGCCTGTTCGCGCAGGAGATCCGCGCGCTGCAGCCGGAACCGGGCGAAGACGGCAGCGGCCATCGCCATATCGAGATCCTGGTGCGCATGGTCGACGAGCACGGCGAACTGATCCTGCCCGGCGCCTTCATTCCCGCCGCCGAGCGCTACGACCTGATGGGCCATGTCGACCGCTGGGTCATCCGCAACGTGCTGCGCGGCTACGGCGAGCGGCTGCGCGCGGTGCCGGGGCTGTCGGTATCGATCAACCTGTCGGCCAACTCGCTGGGCGAGCCCTTCCTGCTGCCGTTCCTGCATGCCGAGCTCGAAGCCAGCGCGCTGCCCGCCGATCGCATCCGTCTGGAGATCACCGAAACCGCGCTGATCAACAACATGGCCGCGGCCAACCGCCTGGTGGCCGAGATGCGGCGCGCCGGCTGCACGGTGTCGCTGGACGACTTCGGCTCGGGCCTGTCGTCGTTCGCCTACCTGAAGCAGTTCCCGGTGGACTTCCTCAAGATCGACGGCAGCTTTATCCGGCAGCTCGCCGACAACGCGGTGGACCGCGAGATCGTCAGCTCGATCAACGACATCGGGCACCGGCTGGGCGTGCGCACGGTGGCGGAATGGGTCGAGGACGAACGCACCCTCGATGCGCTGCGCGCGATCGGCGTGGATTACGCGCAGGGCTATGCGATCGGGCGGCCGGTGGCGCTGGACGTATTCCTGGCCGGATACGCGCAGCGCAACGCGCAGGCCTCATAG
- a CDS encoding nuclear transport factor 2 family protein, translating into MSAATQSHQAEHAATQSHQAEHAATLADRYLAAWNETDAARRRELIAAAWTETACYVDPLMRGDGHAGIDAMIAAVQAKFPGFRFTRVSPVDAHGEHLRFTWELGPAGEAALVVGTDFATVSADGRLARMTGFIDRAPAGLA; encoded by the coding sequence ATGTCCGCTGCCACCCAGTCCCACCAGGCTGAACACGCCGCCACCCAGTCCCACCAGGCTGAACACGCCGCCACCCTTGCCGACCGCTACCTCGCCGCCTGGAACGAGACCGATGCCGCGCGCCGGCGCGAGCTGATCGCGGCGGCGTGGACGGAAACGGCTTGCTATGTCGATCCGCTGATGCGGGGCGACGGCCATGCCGGCATCGACGCGATGATCGCCGCGGTGCAGGCCAAGTTTCCCGGTTTTCGCTTCACCCGCGTCAGCCCGGTCGATGCGCACGGGGAGCACCTGCGCTTTACCTGGGAACTGGGCCCCGCCGGCGAAGCGGCGCTGGTGGTCGGCACCGACTTTGCCACGGTGTCGGCCGACGGCCGGCTGGCGCGCATGACCGGATTTATCGACCGCGCCCCGGCCGGGCTGGCCTGA
- the hutC gene encoding histidine utilization repressor: protein MPAPLYARVKQHISSRIADGSWPPHHRVPSETELVEALGVSRMTVHRALRELTAEGMLVRLQGVGTFVAEPKRRTALYAVNNIADDIAARGHRHRARVVSLAAERAGPAQAAALEVALEARVFHSVIVHYEDDVAIQLEDRYVNAVVAPDYLAQDFTSETPYQYLSRIAPLTEGEHVVEAVLALAEECELLAIERGEPCLLIRRRTWSAGRVVTSVRLVHPGSLHRLEGRFTS from the coding sequence ATGCCGGCGCCGCTTTATGCGCGCGTCAAGCAGCACATCAGCAGCCGGATTGCTGACGGCAGCTGGCCGCCCCATCACCGCGTGCCGTCCGAGACCGAGCTGGTCGAGGCGCTCGGCGTCAGCCGCATGACCGTGCACCGCGCGCTGCGCGAGCTGACCGCCGAGGGCATGCTGGTGCGGCTGCAGGGCGTCGGCACCTTCGTTGCCGAACCCAAGCGGCGCACCGCGCTGTATGCGGTCAACAATATCGCCGACGACATCGCCGCGCGCGGGCACCGCCATCGCGCCCGCGTGGTCAGCCTGGCGGCCGAGCGCGCCGGTCCGGCGCAGGCCGCGGCACTGGAGGTCGCACTGGAGGCGCGGGTGTTCCATTCGGTGATCGTCCACTACGAGGACGACGTGGCGATCCAGCTGGAAGACCGCTATGTCAACGCCGTGGTCGCCCCGGACTACCTGGCGCAGGATTTCACCAGCGAAACCCCTTACCAGTACCTGTCGCGCATCGCCCCGCTGACCGAGGGCGAGCACGTGGTCGAGGCCGTGCTGGCGCTGGCGGAAGAGTGCGAACTGCTCGCCATCGAACGCGGCGAGCCGTGCCTGCTGATCCGCCGCCGCACCTGGTCCGCCGGCCGGGTGGTGACGTCGGTGCGGCTGGTGCATCCCGGTTCGCTGCATCGGCTGGAAGGCCGGTTCACGTCCTGA
- a CDS encoding xanthine dehydrogenase family protein molybdopterin-binding subunit, producing MRIRGIEALAGGQAGNSGEARADAGVATLDRRSFLKLTGLAGGGLALGVAPLAQAQEGAKPKAPPAAPQAFLIIAPDNTVTVAVNRLEFGQGVHTALPMALAEELDADWRNVRAALAPAGDPYKDPGFGMQMTGGSTALNHSFQQYRELGARARAMLVAAAAQRWKVDPSSCKVEQGVITSGSQRATFGELAPAAMALPVPQQVTLKDPAQFRIVGKPTPRLDARGKMEATTPFGIDTQLKGMVVAVVARPPRFGGKVKSFSADKARAVPGVRGVLQVPVDRGGSGVAVIASGYWPAKMGRDALEVQWEDAGSKVSSQALFDEYAKLAGQPGTVARAGEGDIAAAIQRAPRKIEADFRFPYLAHAPMEPLNCTLQPEVAGGKVQSVKVWVGSQFQTVDQAAVARTLGLAPDKVVLNTMMAGGGFGRRAVPTSDYIVEAANVLKAWVAAGHTEPLKVVWSREDDIRGGYYRPLHLHRARIGLDAQGKVMGWQHTIVGQSILKGTPFEPFMVKNGVDATMTEGIVENDYDLPLEMSVHHPQVDVPVLWWRSVGNTHTAFVKETLADEMAAAAKQDPVAFRLARLDEKKHARHRAALQLAVDKSGYGKRKLPKGHAWGVAVHESFSTVVAYVVDVSLVKGEPRVHRVTAGVHANRVVNPLSAEAQIQGACVFGLAMTRPGFAIEIENGAVKNSNFPDYPPPRITDAPVVDVFFVPSQDNPTGLGEPGVPPIAPAVANALFTLTGKRQRQLPFVMA from the coding sequence ATGCGTATCCGAGGCATCGAAGCCCTGGCTGGCGGCCAGGCAGGCAACAGCGGCGAAGCGCGTGCCGACGCCGGCGTGGCGACGCTGGACCGCCGCAGTTTCTTGAAGCTGACGGGCCTGGCCGGCGGCGGGCTGGCGCTGGGCGTGGCACCGCTGGCGCAGGCCCAGGAGGGCGCCAAGCCCAAGGCGCCGCCGGCAGCGCCGCAGGCGTTCCTGATCATCGCACCCGACAACACCGTGACCGTAGCGGTGAACCGGCTCGAATTCGGCCAGGGCGTGCATACCGCGCTGCCGATGGCGCTGGCCGAAGAGCTGGATGCCGACTGGCGCAACGTGCGCGCGGCACTGGCCCCGGCGGGCGATCCGTACAAGGACCCCGGCTTCGGCATGCAGATGACCGGCGGTTCCACCGCGCTGAACCACTCGTTCCAGCAGTACCGCGAACTCGGCGCGCGCGCCCGCGCGATGCTGGTTGCGGCCGCGGCGCAGCGCTGGAAGGTCGACCCGTCCAGCTGCAAGGTGGAGCAGGGCGTGATCACGTCCGGCAGCCAGCGCGCCACCTTTGGCGAATTGGCGCCGGCGGCGATGGCGCTGCCGGTGCCCCAGCAGGTCACGCTGAAGGATCCGGCGCAGTTCCGCATCGTCGGCAAGCCCACGCCGCGGCTGGATGCGCGCGGCAAGATGGAAGCGACCACGCCGTTCGGCATCGACACGCAGCTCAAGGGCATGGTGGTTGCGGTGGTGGCGCGGCCGCCGCGCTTCGGCGGCAAGGTCAAAAGCTTCAGCGCCGACAAGGCCCGTGCGGTGCCGGGCGTGCGCGGCGTGCTGCAGGTGCCGGTCGACCGCGGCGGCAGCGGCGTGGCCGTGATCGCCAGCGGCTACTGGCCCGCCAAGATGGGCCGCGATGCGCTCGAGGTCCAGTGGGAGGACGCCGGCTCCAAAGTATCGTCGCAGGCCTTGTTCGATGAATACGCGAAGCTGGCCGGCCAGCCTGGCACGGTCGCGCGCGCGGGTGAGGGCGATATTGCCGCGGCGATCCAGCGTGCGCCGCGCAAGATCGAGGCCGACTTCCGCTTCCCGTACCTGGCGCACGCGCCGATGGAGCCGCTGAACTGCACGCTGCAGCCGGAGGTGGCCGGCGGCAAGGTGCAGTCGGTCAAGGTCTGGGTGGGCTCGCAGTTCCAGACCGTCGACCAGGCCGCGGTGGCCCGCACGCTGGGGCTGGCGCCGGACAAGGTGGTGCTCAACACCATGATGGCCGGCGGCGGCTTCGGCCGGCGCGCGGTGCCGACCTCCGACTACATCGTCGAAGCGGCCAACGTGCTCAAGGCCTGGGTCGCCGCGGGGCACACCGAGCCGCTCAAGGTGGTGTGGAGCCGCGAGGACGATATCCGCGGCGGCTACTACCGCCCGCTGCACCTGCACCGCGCCCGCATCGGCCTGGACGCGCAGGGCAAGGTGATGGGCTGGCAGCACACCATCGTCGGCCAGTCGATCCTGAAGGGCACGCCGTTCGAGCCCTTCATGGTCAAGAACGGCGTCGATGCGACCATGACCGAGGGCATTGTCGAGAACGACTACGACCTGCCGCTGGAGATGTCGGTGCACCACCCGCAGGTGGACGTGCCGGTGCTGTGGTGGCGCTCGGTCGGCAATACGCATACCGCCTTCGTCAAGGAAACGCTGGCCGACGAGATGGCCGCCGCCGCCAAGCAAGACCCGGTGGCATTCCGCCTGGCGCGGCTCGACGAAAAGAAGCACGCGCGCCATCGCGCCGCGTTGCAACTGGCGGTGGACAAGTCCGGCTACGGCAAGCGCAAGCTGCCCAAGGGACATGCCTGGGGCGTGGCGGTGCATGAGTCGTTCAGCACCGTGGTGGCCTATGTGGTCGACGTCTCGCTGGTGAAGGGCGAGCCGCGCGTGCATCGCGTCACCGCCGGCGTGCATGCCAACCGCGTGGTCAATCCGTTGTCGGCGGAAGCCCAGATCCAGGGTGCCTGCGTGTTCGGGCTGGCCATGACCCGGCCCGGGTTTGCCATCGAGATCGAGAACGGTGCGGTGAAGAACAGCAACTTCCCCGACTATCCGCCGCCGCGCATCACCGACGCGCCGGTGGTGGACGTGTTCTTCGTGCCGTCGCAGGACAACCCCACCGGTCTGGGCGAACCCGGCGTGCCGCCGATCGCGCCGGCGGTGGCCAATGCGCTGTTCACGCTGACCGGCAAGCGCCAGCGGCAATTGCCGTTTGTGATGGCCTGA
- a CDS encoding acyltransferase family protein, translating to MPAARTRTASSPSIARLDSIQALRGLAAAMVLLYHSGLTLGGANAPVLNWLTHNVIKRGHVGVDVFFVISGFIIAWVAVLARPRPERPLSFMVRRLCRLAPPYWTMSAIHALLLNPVTPALFAASLAFLPTSTSHAPYYGYPALYVGWSLNYELAFYAVFALGLLVAGRRALLVVLGVFALFTLVLPWWRFGTLVADPAQGYAFASPWLAMVSNPLVLEFLLGCGLAWTYARWRHLLTPASALAMLAIGSAAFALSLPLVGPDFSLAGRGLPAALLVAGVVAAEHTGMLRVPRALIWLGELSYALYLTHPTVIEAVKRLMPELGADQTAMQLLRFAIDAGLALALAWLLHRWVELPGIAAGRRLARG from the coding sequence TTGCCAGCGGCCCGCACTCGCACCGCATCGTCACCTTCGATAGCGCGGCTCGACAGCATCCAGGCCCTGCGCGGACTGGCCGCCGCCATGGTGCTGCTCTACCACTCCGGGCTCACGCTGGGCGGCGCCAACGCGCCGGTGCTGAACTGGCTGACCCACAACGTGATCAAGCGCGGCCATGTGGGCGTCGATGTGTTCTTCGTCATCAGCGGCTTCATCATCGCCTGGGTCGCGGTGCTGGCGCGGCCCAGGCCGGAGCGTCCGCTCAGCTTCATGGTCCGGCGCCTGTGCCGGCTGGCGCCGCCGTACTGGACCATGTCGGCCATCCACGCGCTGCTGCTCAACCCGGTCACGCCGGCCCTGTTCGCCGCGTCGCTGGCGTTCCTGCCGACATCCACCAGCCATGCGCCCTACTATGGCTATCCGGCGCTGTACGTGGGCTGGTCGCTCAACTACGAACTGGCGTTCTACGCGGTGTTTGCGCTCGGGCTGCTGGTGGCCGGGCGGCGCGCGCTGCTGGTGGTGCTGGGGGTGTTCGCGCTGTTCACGCTGGTGCTGCCGTGGTGGCGCTTCGGCACGCTGGTGGCCGATCCCGCCCAGGGCTATGCGTTCGCTTCACCGTGGCTGGCCATGGTCAGCAATCCGCTGGTGCTCGAATTCCTGCTGGGCTGCGGGCTGGCATGGACCTACGCGCGCTGGCGCCACTTGCTGACGCCGGCGTCCGCGCTGGCAATGCTGGCAATCGGCAGCGCGGCGTTCGCGCTGTCGCTGCCTCTGGTGGGACCGGATTTCAGCCTGGCGGGACGCGGCCTGCCGGCGGCGCTGCTGGTGGCCGGGGTGGTCGCCGCCGAGCACACCGGCATGCTGCGCGTGCCGCGCGCACTTATCTGGCTGGGCGAGCTGTCCTACGCCCTCTACCTGACCCATCCCACCGTGATCGAAGCGGTCAAGCGCCTGATGCCCGAGCTGGGCGCGGACCAGACCGCCATGCAGTTGCTGCGCTTTGCCATCGACGCCGGCCTGGCGCTGGCGCTGGCCTGGCTGCTGCACCGCTGGGTCGAGCTGCCCGGCATCGCGGCCGGGCGCCGGCTGGCACGCGGCTAG
- a CDS encoding c-type cytochrome codes for MARVLRMAAWGLAGTAVVVAAAAYGAAWVGERKAQRVVEVPVAPVAIREDPAAIAHGKYLYESRGCMECHGAGGGGKQVIDDPGGLRVRAPDLTRANPAIAAYQPVDWVRSIRHGVAPSLRPLQVMPSEDYNRLSDEDLGALIGYLRSLPAAMGAPAEITMPWLVRALYGVGVVQDAASKIDHSLPAQAAMAPEPTPRYGAYVANVCLGCHGPAFRGGKIPGAPPDWPAAADLRPVPGGAMARYREPAAFIEMMRSGKRPDGTALSRVMPFDSFGRMNDTELTALYLFLAGLPQR; via the coding sequence ATGGCGCGGGTTCTGCGGATGGCGGCATGGGGGCTTGCCGGCACGGCCGTCGTGGTGGCCGCGGCGGCGTACGGCGCGGCATGGGTCGGGGAGCGCAAGGCACAGCGCGTGGTGGAAGTCCCGGTCGCCCCCGTTGCCATCCGCGAGGATCCCGCCGCGATCGCCCACGGCAAGTACCTGTATGAATCGCGCGGCTGCATGGAATGCCATGGCGCCGGCGGGGGCGGCAAGCAGGTGATCGACGACCCCGGCGGCCTGCGTGTGCGCGCGCCGGACCTGACCCGCGCCAACCCGGCCATCGCCGCCTACCAGCCGGTGGACTGGGTGCGCAGCATCCGCCATGGCGTGGCGCCCTCGCTGCGCCCGCTGCAGGTCATGCCCAGCGAAGACTACAACCGCCTCAGCGACGAGGACCTCGGCGCGCTGATCGGCTACCTGCGCAGCCTGCCCGCGGCGATGGGCGCGCCCGCCGAGATCACCATGCCATGGCTGGTGCGCGCGCTGTATGGCGTGGGGGTGGTGCAGGACGCGGCTTCGAAGATCGACCACAGCCTGCCGGCGCAGGCGGCGATGGCGCCCGAGCCGACGCCGCGCTATGGCGCCTACGTGGCCAATGTCTGCCTGGGATGCCACGGGCCGGCGTTCCGGGGCGGCAAGATCCCTGGGGCGCCGCCCGACTGGCCCGCGGCCGCCGACCTGCGCCCGGTGCCCGGCGGCGCCATGGCGCGCTACCGCGAGCCTGCGGCGTTCATCGAGATGATGCGCAGCGGCAAGCGGCCCGACGGCACCGCGCTCAGCCGGGTGATGCCGTTCGATTCCTTCGGGCGCATGAACGATACCGAACTGACCGCCTTGTACCTGTTCCTGGCCGGTCTGCCGCAACGCTAG
- a CDS encoding (2Fe-2S)-binding protein: MTTLSINVNGKTREVDVDPSTPLLWALRDNLEMTGTKFGCGMAACGACTVHVNGQATRSCVTPASAVAGARITTIEGIGADRVGRAVIDAWLKHDVAQCGYCQNGQVMSAVGLLRSKPRPTDADIDQAMAGNLCRCGTYQRIRAAIKDAARALA, encoded by the coding sequence ATGACCACCCTCTCCATCAACGTCAACGGCAAGACCCGTGAAGTCGACGTGGACCCGTCCACGCCGCTGCTGTGGGCGCTGCGCGACAACCTCGAAATGACCGGCACCAAGTTCGGCTGCGGCATGGCCGCGTGCGGTGCCTGCACCGTGCACGTCAACGGCCAGGCCACGCGCAGCTGCGTGACGCCGGCCTCGGCGGTCGCCGGGGCACGCATCACCACCATCGAAGGCATCGGCGCCGACCGCGTCGGGCGCGCCGTGATCGACGCCTGGCTCAAGCACGATGTCGCGCAGTGCGGCTACTGCCAGAACGGCCAGGTAATGAGCGCCGTCGGCCTGCTGCGCAGCAAGCCGCGGCCCACCGACGCCGACATCGACCAGGCCATGGCCGGCAACCTGTGCCGCTGCGGCACGTACCAGCGCATTCGCGCGGCGATCAAAGACGCCGCCCGTGCACTGGCCTGA